A window of the Lolium perenne isolate Kyuss_39 chromosome 7, Kyuss_2.0, whole genome shotgun sequence genome harbors these coding sequences:
- the LOC127313195 gene encoding uncharacterized protein: protein MHQRKPGPGASRRSARPIIPTRRYEDADGGRGGRGGGRAGGRGGGRAGGRGGGRAGGRGGNAQLLLADIPSASGSVASQSMDEEEDTREEEEDTREEEEESRDEEASTEMAPKKLRIRGEAQVPDESKEPATEDEKWLLVPGKIENFTYTGKNVRVPGSLIGAAIRKYWPGMYTPVLGGESKLAYTWEDYEIAPYPGFTSAADAVIKKFWRNYRVATEHKDRADVVLRNMCRKLTRQQWYNQRITCIGHFYAEQGVRYTKPEIVQGLAPAMTIDDFMSVVPHWADNNKRAAFMELVKNWVGENPDFKAVSDRNKANRGSQGTHTAGSSSTDRYRERLGKKLGRELGEMEAWTHMKLVTPGPNEPRPAPEMYYGKAKENKERYCEEYAKLHPEVEDPMTEPVDEVAMMLAGSGQPHGRPACLAGGFKPQRNFTQIKATLPSGSYATSSRTTCRSRVEVDTQLEEAYAVAYEEYLEKIKEHDLVKDAYVQWTSNQMASFTRFMMTGVREEPLPEPPHPGPTPVFPSKEEFYIMYKRQRQLTPGLGESGNDTPCGTPMHPGRHSPGASAEPRHFSGSGGSRRGSTSPSTVEIQRPHFTDSELARHCS from the exons atgcATCAGCGGAAGCCAGGGCCGGGTGCTTCCAGACGGAGTGCAAGACCCATTATTCCCACCCGGCGTTACGAAGACGCAGACGGAggacggggaggacgagggggaggacgagctggaggacgagggggaggacgagctggaggacgagggggaggacgagctggaggacgaggggggaatgcacagctccttctagctgacattccctctgcttctggctcagtggcttcacagtctatggacgaggaggaggacactagggaggaggaggaggacactagggaggaggaggaggagtctagggacgaggaggcttcgacggagatggctccgaagaagttgcggattcgtggggaagcgcaggttcccgatgagagtaaggaacctgctacggaggatgagaagtggctccttgtcccaggaaagataga gaatttcacatacacggggaagaatgtccgcgtgccagggagtctgattggagctgctattaggaagtactggccggggatgtacactccggtccttgggggcgagtccaagctagcctacacttgggaagactatgagatagcgccttaccctggctttacttccgccgccgacgccgtgatcaagaagttttgg cgcaattatagggtggcgactgagcataaggatagggcggacgtggtgctccgtaacatgtgtcggaagttgacacggcagcagtggtacaaccagaggatcacgtgcatcggccacttctatgctgagcagggcgtaaggtacacaaagcctgagattgtgcagggactcgccccggctatgacgatagatgacttcatgtcg gttgtaccacattgggctgataataataagagggccgccttcatggagttggtcaagaattgggtcggcgaaaaccccgatttcaaggccgtgagcgaccggaacaaggccaaccgtggttctcagggaacacacactgcggggagcagcagcaccgatcgctatcgggagcgtctg gggaagaagctcgggagggaacttggtgagatggaagcgtggacgcacatgaagctggtgacgcccggtccgaacgagcctcggcccgcgcctgagatgtactacggcaaggccaaagagaacaaggaaagatactgcgaggagtacgccaagctccatccagaggtggaggaccctatgaccgagccggtcgacgaggtggcgatgatgctggcggggtccggccagccgcatggacgtcctgcctgccttgctgggggtttcaagcctcagaggaacttcacgcagatcaaggctaccctcccctccggcagctacgctacctcctcgcggactacatgccgttctcgggtagaggttgat actcagctcgaggaggcctatgcagtagcttacgaggagtatctcgagaagattaaggagcatgaccttgtgaaagatgcctatgtccagtggacgagcaaccagatggcg agtttcactcggttcatgatgactggagtgcgagaggaaccactcccagagccacctcatccggggccgacgccagtgttcccgtccaaggaggagttctatatcatgtacaagcgtcagcgtcagttgaccccg ggattgggagaatccgggaacgacactccttgtggtacgccgatgcaccccggtcgccattctcctggtgcttctgccgaacctcggcatttttctggttccggtggctctcgtcgtggttctacctccccgagcaccgtcgaGATACAGCGGCCTCACTTCACCGACTCGGAGCTAGCTCGTCACTGTAGCTAG